From Desulfuromonas soudanensis, the proteins below share one genomic window:
- the mutY gene encoding A/G-specific adenine glycosylase, giving the protein MPENFLFDPADVAPRLLAWYGLEGRDLPWRGCRDPYRIWLSEIMLQQTTVAAVIPYYEKFLLACPDVAALAASSPEEVIALWAGLGYYSRARNLHAAARRIVAEGGGAFPDDLPGLMALPGVGRSTAGAILAIAYDKKGVILDGNVRRVLCRLFALEGDPRSAAAEGKLWGWAEALTPEDRPHDYAQAIMDLGATLCAPKRPDCPRCPLIDLCRGRQLGLEMVLPAARAKRSVPEICQVALLLERDGCFLVRRRPFSGLLGGLWEFPCREVAKGTEPAAAASALLAELGGKGGLRELGRTRHAYSHFRVEVLFYRGSAGEAAAVAETAGELWANERELAEIPLHGAHKKGVPHLARERWNCHDAPSIKAKE; this is encoded by the coding sequence ATGCCTGAAAATTTCCTCTTCGATCCCGCCGACGTCGCCCCCCGCCTCCTCGCCTGGTACGGCCTGGAGGGTCGCGACCTCCCCTGGCGGGGGTGCCGCGACCCCTACCGCATCTGGCTCTCGGAGATCATGCTGCAGCAGACCACCGTCGCTGCGGTCATCCCCTATTACGAGAAATTTCTCTTGGCCTGTCCCGACGTGGCGGCCCTGGCCGCATCGTCTCCCGAGGAGGTCATCGCCCTGTGGGCCGGCCTCGGCTACTACAGCCGGGCCCGCAACCTGCACGCTGCCGCTCGAAGAATCGTTGCCGAAGGGGGCGGAGCCTTTCCCGACGACCTTCCGGGACTGATGGCTCTCCCCGGGGTGGGGCGGTCGACGGCCGGGGCGATCCTTGCCATCGCCTACGATAAAAAAGGGGTGATTCTCGACGGCAACGTCCGCCGGGTTCTCTGTCGCCTCTTTGCCCTCGAGGGGGATCCGAGGAGCGCCGCCGCCGAAGGGAAGCTCTGGGGCTGGGCCGAAGCGCTGACTCCGGAGGATCGTCCCCACGACTACGCCCAGGCGATCATGGATCTCGGCGCCACTCTCTGCGCCCCGAAGCGCCCCGACTGCCCGCGCTGTCCCCTCATCGATCTCTGCCGGGGGCGGCAGCTCGGTCTGGAGATGGTTCTGCCGGCGGCCAGGGCCAAACGGAGCGTTCCCGAGATTTGCCAGGTCGCTCTGCTGCTGGAGCGAGACGGCTGTTTTCTGGTGCGACGCCGACCCTTTTCCGGTCTCCTCGGCGGGCTCTGGGAGTTTCCCTGCCGCGAGGTGGCGAAAGGGACAGAGCCGGCGGCGGCCGCCTCCGCCCTCCTGGCCGAGCTCGGAGGAAAAGGGGGTCTGCGGGAGCTGGGCCGGACTCGCCACGCCTACAGTCACTTCCGGGTCGAGGTCCTCTTCTACCGGGGGAGTGCCGGAGAGGCCGCCGCGGTCGCCGAAACCGCAGGGGAACTCTGGGCCAATGAACGGGAGTTGGCCGAAATCCCCCTGCACGGGGCCCACAAAAAAGGGGTGCCGCACCTTGCCAGGGAGCGGTGGAACTGTCATGATGCCCCATCCATTAAAGCCAAGGAGTAG
- the hisC gene encoding histidinol-phosphate transaminase: MSLLRKNIAEMAGYVPGFQPEDEASWLKLNTNENPYPPSPKVVEAILAEVGAGGGNLRKYPDAASRLARRAAADLYGFDPSWVILANGSDELLNNLIRAFAGEGEEVGYVHPSYSYYATLAEIQGARIRTFGLTEDFRIADFPERYEGKIFFLTTPNAPLGFAFPLAYIEEIAGRCAGALVVDEAYVDFAEVNALELVKRYENVIVTRTFSKSYSLAGMRIGLAIARPQVISALDKIRDHYHLDRLAQAAAGAALADQAYLALTVGRIRATRDRFSAELRNIGYQVIPSSANFVFASPPDRNGRRVYDALFSRKILVRHFSDPLLAHGLRISIGTDEEMEQTLGALREIG; this comes from the coding sequence ATGTCCCTGCTCCGCAAGAACATCGCCGAGATGGCCGGCTACGTCCCCGGCTTTCAGCCCGAGGACGAGGCGTCCTGGCTCAAGCTCAACACCAATGAGAACCCCTACCCCCCCTCGCCGAAGGTGGTCGAGGCGATCCTCGCCGAAGTCGGGGCGGGGGGTGGAAATCTGCGCAAGTACCCCGACGCCGCCAGTCGTCTGGCGCGCCGGGCAGCGGCCGACCTCTACGGCTTCGACCCTTCCTGGGTGATTTTGGCCAACGGCTCCGACGAGCTCCTCAACAACCTGATCCGCGCCTTTGCCGGCGAAGGGGAGGAGGTCGGCTACGTTCACCCCTCCTATTCCTATTACGCGACCCTGGCCGAGATTCAGGGGGCGAGAATCCGCACCTTCGGTCTGACGGAGGATTTCCGCATCGCCGATTTCCCTGAGCGCTACGAGGGGAAGATCTTCTTTCTCACCACCCCCAACGCCCCCTTGGGCTTTGCTTTCCCCCTCGCCTACATCGAGGAGATCGCCGGGCGCTGTGCCGGGGCGCTGGTGGTCGACGAGGCCTATGTCGATTTTGCCGAGGTCAACGCCCTGGAACTGGTGAAAAGGTACGAGAACGTCATCGTCACCCGCACCTTTTCCAAGAGCTACTCCCTGGCCGGGATGCGCATCGGTCTGGCCATCGCCCGGCCGCAGGTCATTTCCGCCCTTGACAAGATCCGCGATCATTACCACCTCGACCGCCTCGCCCAGGCCGCCGCCGGCGCCGCCCTTGCCGACCAGGCGTATCTGGCCCTGACCGTAGGCCGCATCCGCGCCACCCGCGACCGGTTTTCCGCTGAACTGCGCAACATCGGATATCAGGTCATCCCCTCCAGCGCCAACTTCGTCTTCGCCTCCCCCCCGGACCGCAACGGCAGGCGGGTCTACGACGCCCTCTTTTCCCGCAAGATCCTGGTGCGCCACTTCTCCGACCCGCTCCTCGCCCACGGCCTGCGGATCTCCATCGGCACGGACGAGGAGATGGAGCAGACACTTGGTGCTCTGCGGGAGATCGGGTAG
- a CDS encoding ribonuclease D produces MPDTLILTDSGAIADFARELHAFPVIAVDLEADSMHCYKEKVCLLQFTTPERTVLVDPLTVSDLDSLKPVMADPAVRKIFHAADYDIRCLYRDFAIEINGLFDTMISCQFLGEEKFGLADILGKYYGLVLDKQYQRADWALRPLTPEMIRYAAEDTRHLHGLALMLEERLAAKGRLDWVAEEFALLEQVRHSEHGGPMFLRTKGAAALDRRQLAVLEEVLQWRDREARRRDRPPFKILGSKSLFEVARSLPRSEQGLVAIEGISPRLVERFGRTLLAAVETAMALPETELPVYPRGERRLRDPEVDKRMSVLKEWRQATALELEIDSGVLINNATLEGIARSVPKTEEALGAIPGIKNWQRRVLGPGILNSLGS; encoded by the coding sequence ATGCCCGATACCCTGATACTCACTGACAGCGGCGCCATCGCCGATTTTGCCCGGGAGCTCCACGCCTTCCCGGTGATCGCCGTCGATCTCGAAGCCGATTCCATGCACTGCTACAAGGAGAAGGTCTGCCTCCTGCAGTTCACCACCCCCGAGCGCACCGTCCTCGTCGATCCCCTGACGGTCTCCGATCTCGACTCCCTCAAGCCGGTGATGGCCGACCCGGCGGTGCGCAAGATCTTTCATGCCGCCGATTACGACATCCGTTGCCTGTATCGCGACTTCGCCATCGAAATTAACGGCCTCTTCGACACCATGATCTCCTGCCAGTTTCTCGGTGAGGAGAAGTTCGGTCTGGCGGACATCCTCGGCAAGTATTACGGACTCGTGCTCGACAAGCAGTACCAGCGGGCCGACTGGGCGCTGCGTCCTCTGACTCCGGAAATGATCCGCTACGCCGCCGAGGACACCCGCCACCTCCACGGCCTGGCGCTGATGCTCGAGGAACGCCTGGCCGCCAAGGGGCGGCTCGACTGGGTCGCCGAGGAGTTCGCTCTCCTCGAGCAGGTGCGTCACAGCGAGCACGGCGGACCGATGTTTCTGCGCACCAAGGGGGCCGCGGCCCTCGACCGCCGGCAGCTGGCGGTTCTCGAGGAGGTGCTGCAGTGGCGCGACCGCGAGGCGCGCCGCCGCGACCGCCCCCCCTTCAAGATCCTCGGCAGCAAGTCCCTCTTCGAGGTGGCCCGCTCCCTCCCCAGAAGCGAGCAGGGGCTGGTCGCCATCGAGGGGATTTCCCCCCGGCTGGTCGAGCGCTTCGGGCGCACCCTCCTGGCCGCCGTCGAGACCGCCATGGCCCTTCCCGAGACGGAGCTGCCGGTCTATCCCCGGGGCGAACGCCGCCTGCGGGATCCCGAGGTCGACAAGCGCATGTCCGTCCTCAAGGAGTGGCGTCAGGCGACGGCCCTCGAGCTGGAGATCGATTCCGGCGTCCTCATCAACAACGCCACCCTCGAGGGGATCGCCCGTTCCGTGCCGAAGACGGAGGAGGCTCTCGGCGCCATTCCGGGAATAAAAAACTGGCAGCGCCGGGTCCTCGGGCCGGGGATACTCAACTCTCTGGGGAGTTGA